The proteins below are encoded in one region of Anguilla anguilla isolate fAngAng1 chromosome 3, fAngAng1.pri, whole genome shotgun sequence:
- the znf711 gene encoding zinc finger protein 711 yields MDQGGGVLELHSQDLKMPHTMIMQDFVAGMGGMAHIDGDHIVVSVPEAVLVSDVVTDEGITLEHGLEAEVVEGPDVGQEDVVTAESVLGAEVAIEEALGGDHHVLTADLMGESDQVFVADLLSHQQEGHLEHEMVTEEVMVANAEAETVIQAHEGMPASTVTLKTEEDEDGKSTSEDYLMISLDDVGEKLDIGNTPLKISTEVTQGDGSKEGGYGSEVIKVYIFKAEADDDVEIGGTEVVTESDFHNGHAVLEPGNVGRLSREKMVYMAVKDSCQGDEDINCAEMADEVYMEVIVGEEEAPPPAIQESQLEDPAVNKTFVPVAWAAAYGNNLDSRLENKNGAATQYLQISDSLSTSRALKQKAKKKKKGETRQCQTAVIIGPDGQPLTVYPCHICGKKFKSRGFLKRHMKNHPDHMFKKKYQCTDCDFTTNKKVSFHNHLEGHKLIIKSEKVPEFTEYTRRYREASPLSSNKLILRDKEPKLHKCKYCDYETAEQGLLNRHLLAVHSKNFAHVCVECAKGFRHPSELKKHMRTHTGEKPYQCQHCEFRCADQSNLKTHIKSKHGTELPFKCGHCPQAFADDRELQKHMEIFQGHKTHQCPHCEHKSTNSSDLKRHVISVHTKDFPHKCEVCEKGFHRPSELKKHSETHKGNKVHQCRHCDFKISDPFTLSRHILSVHTKDLPFKCKRCRRGFRHQIELKKHMKTHSGRKVYQCQYCEYNTTDASGFKRHVISIHTKDYPHRCDYCKKGFRRPSEKNQHIMRHHKDTLM; encoded by the exons ATGGACCAAGGTGGTGGGGTCTTGGAGCTACACTCACAGGATCTGAAAATGCCCCACACTATGATAATGCAGGACTTTG TGGCGGGCATGGGGGGCATGGCCCACATCGACGGAGACCACATCGTGGTGTCGGTGCCCGAGGCCGTGCTGGTGTCGGACGTGGTGACGGACGAGGGCATCACCCTGGAGCACGGCCTGGAGGCGGAGGTGGTGGAGGGGCCGGACGTGGGGCAGGAGGACGTGGTGACGGCCGAGTCGGTGCTGGGGGCGGAGGTGGCCATCGAGGAGGCGCTGGGAGGAGACCACCACGTGCTGACGGCCGACCTGATGGGGGAGTCGGACCAGGTCTTCGTGGCCGACCTCCTCTCCCACCAGCAGGAGGGCCACCTGGAGCACGAGATGGTGACCGAGGAGGTGATGGTGGCCAACGCTGAGGCGGAGACGGTCATCCAGGCCCACGAGGGCATGCCCGCCTCCACCGTCACGCTGAAGaccgaggaggacgaggacggCAAGAGCACCTCCGAGGACTACCTGATGATCTCCC TGGACGACGTCGGCGAGAAGCTGGACATCGGCAACACCCCGCTGAAGATCAGCACCGAGGTGACCCAGGGCGACGGCTCCAAGGAGGGCGGCTACGGCTCCGAGGTCATCAAGGTGTACATCTTCAAGGCGGAGGCCGACGACGACGTGGAGATAG GTGGGACGGAGGTGGTGACGGAGAGCGACTTCCACAACGGCCACGCGGTGCTGGAGCCGGGGAACGTGGGAAGGCTCTCCCGGGAGAAGATGGTGTACATGGCCGTGAAGGACTCCTGCCAGGGGGACGAGGATATCA ACTGCGCGGAGATGGCGGACGAGGTGTACATGGAGGTGAtcgtgggggaggaggaggcgccgCCACCCGCCATTCAGGAGTCGCAGCTGGAGGACCCCGCCGTCAACAAGACGTTTGTGCCTGTGGCCTGGGCGGCTGCGTACG GGAACAACCTGGACAGCAGGTTGGAGAACAAGAACGGCGCCGCCACCCAGTACCTGCAGATCAGCGACAGCCTGAGCACCAGCAGGGCGCTCAAGCAGAAggccaagaagaagaagaagggagagaCGCGGCAGTGCCAAACGG CTGTGATAATCGGGCCGGACGGGCAGCCCCTGACGGTCTACCCGTGCCACATCTGCGGGAAGAAGTTCAAGTCGCGGGGCTTCCTGAAGCGCCACATGAAGAACCACCCGGACCACATGTTCAAGAAGAAGTACCAGTGCACCGACTGCGACTTCACCACCAACAAGAAGGTCAGCTTCCACAACCACCTGGAGGGCCACAAGCTGATCATCAAGAGCGAGAAGGTGCCGGAGTTCACCGAGTACACGCGGCGCTACCGCGAGGCCAGCCCGCTCAGCTCCAACAAGCTCATCCTGCGCGACAAGGAGCCCAAGCTGCACAAGTGCAAGTACTGCGACTACGAGACGGCCGAGCAGGGCCTGCTCAACCGCCACCTGCTGGCCGTGCACAGCAAGAACTTCGCCCACGTGTGCGTGGAGTGCGCCAAGGGCTTCCGCCACCCGTCCGAGCTGAAGaagcacatgcgcacgcacacgggcGAGAAGCCCTACCAGTGCCAGCACTGCGAGTTCCGCTGCGCCGACCAGTCCAACCTAAAGACTCACATCAAGAGCAAGCACGGCACCGAGCTGCCCTTCAAGTGCGGCCACTGCCCGCAGGCCTTCGCCGACGACCGGGAGCTGCAGAAGCACATGGAGATCTTCCAGGGCCACAAGACGCACCAGTGCCCGCACTGCGAGCACAAGAGCACCAACTCCAGCGACCTGAAGCGCCACGTCATCTCGGTGCACACCAAGGACTTCCCGCACAAGTGCGAGGTGTGCGAGAAGGGCTTCCACCGGCCCTCCGAGCTCAAGAAGCACTCAGAGACTCACAAGGGCAACAAGGTGCACCAGTGCCGGCACTGCGACTTCAAGATCTCGGACCCGTTCACGCTCAGCCGCCACATCCTGTCGGTCCACACCAAGGACCTGCCCTTCAAGTGCAagcgctgccggcggggcttcCGCCACCAGATCGAACTGAAGAAGCACATGAAGACGCACAGCGGCCGCAAGGTCTACCAGTGCCAGTACTGCGAGTACAACACTACGGACGCCTCAGGTTTCAAGCGCCACGTCATCTCCATACACACCAAGGACTACCCGCACCGCTGCGACTACTGCAAGAAGGGCTTCCGCAGGCCCTCGGAGAAGAACCAGCACATAATGCGCCACCACAAAGACACCTTGATGTAA